One genomic window of Micropterus dolomieu isolate WLL.071019.BEF.003 ecotype Adirondacks linkage group LG14, ASM2129224v1, whole genome shotgun sequence includes the following:
- the LOC123982441 gene encoding E3 ubiquitin-protein ligase TRIM39-like, with translation MASSNSILSEDQFLCPICLDMFNKPVSTPCGHNFCLSCIMRYWSDKAVCKCPFCQETYERRPDLKVNTFISELASQFKSLRVVNTHIWSAHQQQASRGGAVLCDLCTDTQQEAVKSCLECLTSYCDVHLEPHHRAAGLKRHTLFDPLASLEDRICKQHSRLLMMFCTNDKALLCDVCATLHHSNHNVVPVQRAYKEIKAQLGDAEAKVQQMIQERLQTVQTMKESAKQSKTETKDVIANGMKDLTALVSEIHKSQAELVKVMEEKQKAAEEQADGLINSMEREIAELQRTTLKMRELKQTEDQIYFLQSFPNCSFPPHTMDLSTFSFNRHVEIQHIRKSLSKSVSQLRMLLNKMNTEIKAISNGTHVSNNTTLEYAQQFEADVLLDPDTAHALLILSDDRKQVKYCIGSGLWTIQSLKPNMFTEHLAVLGHRSFSQSFYFEVFVGEKTEWCLGVAKASVQRRGALVRGPHCGLWAIWFLEDKFETFSSPNLPVHFGKVERVGVFVDFEGGKISFFDVQTASLIYSFTECFFTEELYPYMNPCDNEYGSNLDSMIIVPVSRTE, from the coding sequence atGGCCTCCAGCAACAGTATCTTATCTGAGGATCAGTTTCTTTGTCCCATCTGCCTGGATATGTTCAATAAGCCAGTTTCCACCCCATGTGGACACAACTTCTGCTTGTCCTGTATCATGCGCTACTGGAGTGACAAGGCAGTCTGCAAGTGTCCGTTCTGTCAGGAAACTTATGAAAGGAGACCGGACCTCAAGGTCAACACTTTTATTTCAGAGCTTGCATCGCAGTTCAAGTCCCTTCGGGTGGTAAACACTCACATCTGGAGCGCACACCAACAGCAGGCCAGCCGTGGTGGTGCGGTGCTGTGTGATCTTTGTACCGACACCCAGCAAGAGGCTGTCAAATCCTGTCTGGAGTGTCTGACTTCTTACTGCGACGTTCATCTAGAGCCTCATCACAGAGCTGCCGGACTGAAGAGACACACGCTTTTTGACCCCTTGGCGAGTCTCGAGGACAGGATCTGCAAGCAGCACAGCAGACTCCTGATGATGTTCTGTACAAACGACAAGGCTTTGCTGTGTGACGTCTGCGCCACTTTGCACCACTCGAACCACAACGTTGTTCCTGTGCAGCGGGCGTACAAAGAGATTAAGGCTCAGCTGGGTGACGCAGAGGCCAAAGTGCAGCAGATGATCCAGGAAAGACTGCAGACGGTCCAAACCATGAAGGAGTCAGCAAAACAAAGCAAGACAGAAACCAAAGACGTGATAGCAAACGGCATGAAGGATTTGACGGCACTGGTCTCTGAGATTCACAAGAGCCAGGCGGAGCTTGTAAAGGTGATGGAGGAGAAGCAAAAAGCGGCTGAAGAACAAGCTGATGGGCTCATTAACAGCATGGAGCGGGAGATCGCCGAGCTGCAGAGAACCACCCTGAAAATGAGGGAGCTGAAACAGACTGAAGACCAGATTTATTTCCTCCAGAGCTTCCCAAACTGCTCCTTCCCACCACACACAATGGACTTGTCCACGTTCAGTTTTAACAGACACGTGGAGATTCAGCACATAAGGAAATCTTTGAGCAAATCAGTGTCTCAGCTGCGAATGTTGCTGAATAAAatgaacacagaaataaaagcaATCTCTAACGGCACACATGTGTCAAACAATACTACGTTGGAATATGCGCAGCAGTTTGAAGCGGACGTTTTGCTCGATCCTGACACGGCTCACGCTCTGCTTATTTTATCCGATGACAGGAAGCAGGTAAAATACTGCATAGGTTCAGGTTTGTGGACAATACAGAGCCTTAAGCCGAACATGTTTACTGAACATCTTGCAGTTCTGGGACATAGAAGCTTCTCacagagcttttactttgaggTGTTCGTGGGTGAAAAGACTGAATGGTGTCTGGGCGTGGCCAAGGCGTCGGTCCAGAGGAGAGGGGCATTGGTTCGGGGTCCTCATTGTGGACTCTGGGCCATCTGGTTCCTTGAAGATAAGTTCGAAACCTTCAGCTCTCCAAACCTGCCGGTACACTTTGGAAAAGTAGAGAGGGTGGGCGTGTTTGTGGATTTTGAAGGAGGGAAAATTTCTTTCTTTGACGTACAGACCGCATCACTTATTTACTCATTTACGGAGTGTTTCTTTACTGAAGAGCTGTATCCATACATGAATCCATGTGATAATGAATATGGTTCCAACTTGGATTCCATGATAATTGTTCCTGTTAGTCGTACAGAGTGA